Proteins encoded within one genomic window of Sphingosinicella ginsenosidimutans:
- a CDS encoding SDR family NAD(P)-dependent oxidoreductase: MTEPRNILVTGASRGIGAAIVEAFAGHRVAGHSSAGGDGRIAADLALPGAAEALWAEALGRLDGRIDVLVNNAGIFEAAPISLPHDEWVAEWERTQRVNLTASAELCRLAVRHFQDRGGGGRIVNVASRAAYRGDSPDHWHYAASKAGMIGMTKSIARGYAGENILAFAVCPGFTVTGMVEDYLESRGGPKLLADIPLGRPAETEEIGEIVRWLATSAPASATGAVIDANGASYVR; this comes from the coding sequence ATGACCGAGCCACGCAACATCCTTGTCACCGGCGCCAGCCGCGGCATCGGCGCTGCCATCGTCGAAGCCTTCGCCGGCCACCGGGTCGCCGGCCATTCCAGCGCCGGCGGCGACGGCCGCATTGCGGCCGACCTCGCTCTGCCCGGTGCCGCCGAGGCGCTCTGGGCCGAAGCGCTGGGCCGTCTCGACGGGCGGATCGACGTCCTCGTCAACAATGCCGGCATCTTCGAGGCGGCGCCGATCTCTCTTCCCCATGACGAATGGGTCGCCGAGTGGGAGCGCACGCAGCGCGTGAACCTCACCGCCAGCGCGGAGCTGTGCCGCCTTGCCGTCCGCCATTTCCAGGACCGCGGCGGGGGCGGGCGGATCGTCAACGTCGCCAGCCGCGCCGCCTATCGCGGCGACAGCCCCGATCACTGGCATTATGCCGCGTCGAAGGCGGGCATGATCGGCATGACCAAATCGATCGCGCGCGGCTATGCGGGCGAGAACATCCTCGCCTTCGCCGTCTGCCCCGGCTTCACCGTCACCGGCATGGTCGAGGACTATCTGGAAAGCCGGGGCGGTCCGAAGCTGCTGGCCGACATCCCGCTCGGCCGCCCGGCGGAGACGGAGGAGATCGGCGAGATCGTCCGCTGGCTCGCGACGTCGGCGCCCGCTTCGGCGACCGGCGCGGTGATCGACGCCAATGGGGCGAGCTATGTTCGCTGA
- a CDS encoding 50S ribosomal protein L11 methyltransferase gives MSWKVTLPCTRTEAEALKGDIVAFAALDFPPALMTSEPDPAQPDAWRLDAYFEAEPSPADIATLRALVPSAGRAKAAVERLPDEDWLTLSQAGLEPIRAGRFFVHTPAHRDEVPAGAIAFEIDAGRAFGTGQHETTTGCLVALDRLKREGAVFANVADIGTGTGLLAFAAMRLWPAARAIASDIDPVAIEVAAENAAINRVPIGRGPGRLALAVAAGLDHRALAARAPYDLIVANILAGPLIDLAPAFAAALAPGGRLILAGLLESQKARVLAACRRRGFDPSFEIMRGDWPTLVLRRRARR, from the coding sequence ATGAGCTGGAAGGTCACCCTGCCCTGCACGCGCACGGAGGCCGAGGCGCTGAAGGGCGACATCGTCGCCTTCGCAGCGCTCGATTTTCCGCCCGCGTTGATGACGAGCGAGCCCGATCCGGCGCAGCCCGACGCCTGGCGGCTCGATGCCTATTTCGAGGCCGAGCCGTCCCCGGCCGACATCGCGACGCTTCGCGCCCTGGTGCCGAGCGCCGGTCGGGCGAAGGCGGCGGTCGAACGGCTCCCCGACGAGGACTGGCTGACGCTGTCCCAGGCCGGGCTCGAGCCGATCCGGGCCGGCCGCTTCTTCGTCCACACGCCGGCGCACCGCGACGAGGTGCCGGCCGGCGCGATCGCGTTCGAGATCGACGCCGGCCGCGCCTTCGGCACCGGACAGCATGAAACCACCACCGGCTGCCTCGTCGCGCTGGACCGGCTGAAGCGCGAGGGCGCGGTATTCGCGAACGTCGCCGATATCGGCACCGGGACGGGCCTGCTCGCCTTCGCGGCGATGCGGCTGTGGCCGGCCGCCCGCGCCATCGCATCGGACATCGATCCGGTCGCGATCGAGGTGGCGGCTGAGAATGCGGCGATCAACCGCGTGCCGATCGGTCGCGGACCCGGCCGGCTGGCGCTCGCGGTCGCCGCGGGGCTCGATCATCGCGCGCTGGCTGCGCGCGCCCCTTACGACCTGATCGTCGCCAACATCCTCGCCGGCCCGCTGATCGATCTCGCCCCCGCTTTCGCGGCCGCGCTCGCGCCGGGCGGACGGCTGATCCTCGCCGGGCTGCTCGAGAGCCAGAAGGCGCGCGTGCTCGCCGCCTGCCGGCGCCGCGGCTTCGATCCGTCCTTCGAGATAATGCGCGGCGACTGGCCGACCCTGGTGCTCCGCCGCCGGGCGCGCCGCTGA
- a CDS encoding glycoside hydrolase family 108 protein, producing the protein MDVEELIDDLIAREGGYVNHPVDRGGPTCWGITEQVARAQGYGGAMKAMPRETAAAIYRRLYWLRPGYDRVAALAPDVAAELFDTAVNMGPETATGFFQRALNALNRNGSDYADVAVDRRIGPKTLAALAAFVQVRGRSGEAVLLKALNALQGERYIALAESRPANEAFLYGWLAGRVG; encoded by the coding sequence ATGGATGTGGAAGAGCTGATCGACGATCTGATCGCGCGCGAAGGCGGCTATGTGAACCATCCCGTGGATCGGGGCGGACCGACATGCTGGGGGATCACCGAACAGGTGGCCCGCGCCCAGGGTTATGGCGGCGCGATGAAGGCAATGCCGAGGGAGACGGCGGCGGCGATCTATCGCCGGCTCTACTGGTTGCGGCCGGGCTATGACCGGGTTGCGGCGCTTGCGCCCGACGTCGCGGCCGAGCTGTTCGACACGGCGGTCAACATGGGGCCGGAGACCGCGACCGGCTTTTTCCAGCGCGCGCTCAACGCGCTCAACCGTAACGGCAGCGATTATGCCGATGTCGCAGTCGATCGGCGGATCGGCCCGAAGACGCTGGCGGCACTCGCGGCCTTCGTGCAGGTGCGCGGCCGATCGGGCGAGGCGGTGCTGCTGAAAGCGCTGAACGCGCTCCAGGGCGAACGCTATATCGCGCTCGCCGAATCGCGCCCGGCCAATGAGGCGTTCCTCTACGGCTGGCTTGCGGGCCGGGTCGGCTGA
- a CDS encoding DUF2339 domain-containing protein, with protein MAVLVALLLAGMVALWVSNRSLAQRLETLERRLDAPGRAASADPTPGAPPALRPTSPPPQPRETLGTLFERFVAGRLLIWAGGVALVAAAGFLIRYSIEIGLITPAARMIAAALFGLALMAASEFARAGRGLAEDPRVSQALAGAGLAILFATAYGSYILYALIGPGQAAAAMVAITLAALALSLRNGEPTAALGLIGGFATPLLVGDRAPGALILLGCFALLDLAALALAWRRGWSRIAGLAVLLSFAWSGWFLLGAPADAAAAGLFVLILALAGSAAPAEAVREAAPAAAVIGAAELAMLAVRSDVGATGLALYGLLSAALLALAAIRPAMRIAPGAALAFALVVLVARAAMATQPFTPQAAIGATLLFGLGGAALAIRMRAAGLAIGAAALAGPFLILRLIQPALLARPDWGLVAMPLAIAALALTWLGQRGAAPDARGPAFFAGAVAALLLAVAAADLAPARAVSIAWLLLAAALLSAGIILRDRAFRLAGLALLTVTAFKVFLIDAARLEGVWRILSFLGLGIALIGIGRLYGPLLRAEKGAVED; from the coding sequence ATGGCGGTTCTGGTCGCCCTGTTGCTCGCGGGCATGGTGGCCCTGTGGGTGTCCAATCGCAGCCTCGCGCAGCGGCTGGAGACGCTTGAGCGGCGCCTGGACGCGCCCGGGCGGGCGGCGTCGGCCGATCCCACGCCCGGCGCGCCGCCGGCCCTCCGGCCCACCTCGCCGCCGCCGCAACCGCGCGAGACGCTCGGCACGCTCTTCGAGCGATTCGTCGCCGGCCGTCTCCTGATCTGGGCCGGCGGCGTCGCGCTCGTCGCGGCGGCCGGCTTCCTGATCCGCTATTCGATCGAAATCGGGCTGATCACGCCGGCGGCGCGGATGATCGCCGCCGCGCTCTTTGGTCTGGCATTGATGGCAGCCAGCGAATTCGCGCGCGCGGGACGCGGCCTGGCCGAAGACCCGCGCGTCTCGCAGGCGCTGGCCGGCGCCGGCCTCGCGATCCTCTTCGCCACCGCTTATGGCAGCTACATCCTCTATGCGCTGATCGGCCCCGGCCAGGCGGCTGCGGCGATGGTCGCGATCACGCTCGCCGCGCTCGCCCTGTCGCTTCGCAATGGCGAGCCGACGGCGGCGCTCGGCCTGATCGGCGGCTTCGCGACGCCATTGCTCGTCGGAGACCGCGCGCCGGGCGCGCTGATCCTCCTCGGTTGCTTCGCCTTGCTCGATCTCGCGGCCCTCGCGCTGGCCTGGCGGCGCGGCTGGAGCCGGATCGCGGGCCTCGCAGTGCTGCTGAGCTTCGCCTGGTCAGGCTGGTTCCTGCTCGGCGCGCCTGCGGACGCAGCGGCGGCGGGGCTGTTCGTCCTCATCCTCGCCCTCGCCGGCTCCGCCGCTCCCGCCGAGGCGGTGCGTGAGGCGGCGCCGGCGGCGGCGGTGATCGGTGCGGCCGAGCTTGCGATGCTCGCCGTCCGATCGGATGTCGGCGCGACCGGGCTCGCGCTCTATGGCCTGCTGTCGGCGGCGCTGCTTGCGCTCGCCGCGATCCGGCCGGCGATGCGGATCGCGCCGGGGGCCGCGCTGGCCTTCGCGCTGGTCGTGCTGGTCGCGCGCGCCGCGATGGCGACCCAGCCCTTCACCCCTCAGGCCGCGATCGGCGCGACATTGCTCTTCGGGCTCGGCGGCGCGGCATTGGCGATCCGGATGCGCGCCGCCGGCCTCGCGATCGGCGCCGCGGCGCTCGCCGGGCCGTTCCTGATCCTGCGGCTGATCCAGCCGGCGCTGCTGGCACGACCCGATTGGGGGCTCGTTGCCATGCCGCTCGCGATCGCCGCACTCGCGCTGACCTGGCTCGGCCAGCGTGGCGCAGCCCCCGACGCGCGCGGCCCCGCCTTTTTCGCCGGGGCCGTCGCCGCGCTTCTGCTCGCCGTCGCCGCCGCCGATCTCGCCCCGGCCCGCGCCGTCTCGATCGCCTGGCTGCTGCTCGCGGCCGCGCTGCTGTCGGCCGGCATCATTCTTCGCGACCGCGCCTTCCGCCTGGCCGGCCTCGCGCTGCTGACCGTGACCGCGTTCAAGGTCTTCCTGATCGATGCGGCGCGGCTGGAGGGCGTGTGGCGGATTCTCTCCTTCCTCGGGCTCGGCATCGCGCTGATCGGGATCGGCAGGCTCTACGGGCCGCTGCTGCGGGCGGAGAAAGGCGCGGTCGAAGATTGA
- the yajC gene encoding preprotein translocase subunit YajC: protein MFESPAYAASAGTAATGAAGLIVNVLPFIAILVIFYVLMIRPQQRQMKTHREMIAGVKPRDVAVTTGGLIGKVTKVDENEIELEIAQNVRVRVVKSMLSDVKPYGSKPAND from the coding sequence ATGTTCGAATCTCCAGCCTACGCCGCGAGCGCCGGCACCGCCGCCACAGGCGCGGCGGGTCTCATCGTCAACGTCCTTCCCTTCATCGCCATCCTGGTGATCTTCTACGTGCTGATGATCCGGCCGCAGCAGCGCCAGATGAAGACGCATCGCGAGATGATCGCCGGCGTGAAGCCGCGCGACGTTGCGGTGACAACCGGCGGCCTGATCGGCAAGGTCACCAAGGTCGACGAGAACGAGATCGAGCTCGAGATCGCGCAGAATGTGCGCGTGCGCGTCGTCAAGTCGATGCTGAGCGACGTGAAGCCTTACGGCTCCAAGCCCGCGAACGACTGA
- the secD gene encoding protein translocase subunit SecD, producing MLDFPRWKVIGIWALLALGVLLSVPSLLPRDIAHRMPAWVQKIHVNLGLDLAGGSHLLLEAQTGDVARQRVEMMEDNIRRAMRTASPQIEIGDVSTQNGQLAFAVRDPARVNDALGLARQQAQPSSFGGTREWDVSANGATIVMRPTQAGLDSAVSSAMESARDVIDRRINALGTLEPTIIRQGSNRILVQVPGLQNPEALKQLIGRTARLEFRMVDENATPQQIQSGRAPIGSQILPLAQGGRIAVQRRAIITGDMISDARQAFDQQDGSPNVVLTFDSNGARRFAHTTQENVGKPFAIILDNVVLSYPVIREPILGGTASISGGGFTVETANQLAISLRSGRLPVELNVIEERTVGPDLGADSIRAGIIACIVATVAVLIFMFLSYGRFGLYADLAVIINLFVIVGIMALLNATLTLPGIAGFVLTVGTAVDANVLIDERIREERRRGRSVLMAVENGYKEASRTIFEANVVHTIAGLIMLVLGTGPIKGFAIVLLIGIATSVFTAVVFTRMLVAGWIRRNRPTEINI from the coding sequence ATGCTCGATTTTCCCCGCTGGAAGGTGATCGGCATCTGGGCGCTGCTCGCGCTCGGCGTCCTGCTGTCCGTCCCCAGCCTGCTGCCGCGCGACATCGCGCACCGGATGCCGGCCTGGGTCCAGAAGATCCACGTCAACCTGGGCCTCGACCTCGCCGGCGGGAGCCACCTGCTGCTCGAGGCGCAGACCGGCGATGTCGCCCGCCAGCGGGTCGAGATGATGGAGGACAATATCCGCCGCGCGATGCGGACGGCCTCTCCGCAGATCGAGATCGGCGACGTCTCCACCCAGAATGGCCAGCTCGCCTTCGCCGTGCGCGATCCGGCGCGCGTCAACGACGCCCTCGGCCTCGCCCGCCAGCAGGCGCAGCCCTCCAGCTTCGGCGGCACCCGCGAATGGGATGTGAGCGCGAACGGCGCCACCATCGTGATGCGGCCGACCCAGGCCGGGCTCGATTCGGCCGTGAGCTCCGCGATGGAAAGCGCGCGGGACGTCATCGATCGGCGCATCAACGCGCTCGGCACGCTCGAGCCGACGATCATCCGCCAGGGATCGAACCGGATCCTCGTCCAGGTGCCGGGCCTCCAGAACCCGGAGGCGCTGAAGCAGCTGATCGGCCGCACCGCCCGTCTCGAATTCCGCATGGTCGACGAGAATGCGACGCCGCAGCAGATCCAGTCGGGCCGCGCCCCGATCGGCAGCCAGATCCTGCCGCTCGCCCAGGGCGGCCGGATCGCCGTGCAACGCCGGGCGATCATCACCGGCGACATGATCTCCGATGCCCGCCAGGCTTTCGATCAGCAGGATGGCAGCCCCAATGTGGTCCTGACCTTCGACAGCAACGGCGCGCGGCGATTCGCGCACACCACGCAGGAGAATGTCGGCAAGCCCTTCGCCATCATCCTCGACAATGTGGTCCTCTCCTACCCCGTGATCCGCGAGCCGATCCTTGGCGGCACCGCGTCGATCAGCGGCGGCGGTTTCACCGTCGAAACCGCGAACCAGCTTGCGATCTCGCTTCGCTCGGGTCGCCTTCCGGTCGAGCTGAACGTCATCGAGGAGCGGACGGTCGGGCCCGACCTCGGCGCCGATTCGATCCGCGCCGGCATCATCGCCTGCATCGTCGCGACGGTCGCCGTGCTCATCTTCATGTTCCTGAGCTACGGCCGGTTCGGTCTCTATGCGGACCTCGCCGTCATCATCAACCTGTTCGTGATCGTCGGCATCATGGCGCTGCTCAATGCGACGCTGACGCTGCCCGGCATCGCGGGCTTCGTCTTGACCGTCGGCACCGCGGTCGACGCCAACGTTCTGATCGACGAGCGCATCCGCGAGGAGCGAAGGCGCGGCCGATCCGTTCTGATGGCCGTGGAAAACGGCTATAAGGAAGCGAGCCGGACGATCTTCGAGGCGAACGTCGTGCACACGATCGCCGGGCTCATCATGCTCGTGCTCGGCACCGGGCCGATCAAGGGCTTCGCGATCGTGCTGCTGATCGGCATCGCCACCTCGGTGTTCACCGCGGTCGTCTTCACCCGCATGCTCGTCGCCGGCTGGATCCGCAGGAACCGCCCGACCGAGATCAACATCTGA
- the secF gene encoding protein translocase subunit SecF has product MRLLKLIPEDTNIGFVRLRHWAFGITALLTVLAVGAVAWKGLNLGVDFVGGLMIEAHFQEPPHLDELRANVDRIGAGQGALQAYGDPRVVAIRLPPPEGGPGAASQVVDRVNNALRADYPGVTIARYDTVSGKVSGELIRNGILAVFLAILGIAVFSWIRYEWQFGVSTFVAVLHDVLMTLGFFAISRFEFDLSTVAAVLTIIGYSINDKIVVDDRIRENMRKYRKMEMGPLIDLSVNEVLPRTVMTSITVLLALGALLIFGGHVLRGFTAAMMLGIIIGTYSSIYVSASMLITLGLNANAPGKSGPTPREKGGTRNEGYDGAQV; this is encoded by the coding sequence ATGCGTCTGCTGAAGCTCATTCCCGAAGATACCAATATCGGCTTCGTGCGCCTGCGCCACTGGGCGTTCGGCATCACCGCCCTGCTGACCGTGCTCGCGGTCGGCGCCGTGGCCTGGAAAGGGCTCAATCTCGGCGTCGACTTCGTCGGCGGCCTGATGATCGAGGCCCATTTCCAGGAGCCGCCGCACCTCGACGAGCTGCGCGCCAATGTCGACCGGATCGGCGCCGGCCAGGGCGCGCTCCAGGCCTATGGCGATCCGCGCGTGGTCGCGATCCGCCTGCCCCCGCCCGAAGGCGGCCCGGGCGCCGCGAGCCAGGTGGTGGATCGGGTGAACAACGCGCTGCGCGCGGATTATCCGGGCGTCACCATCGCGCGTTACGACACCGTGTCGGGCAAGGTTTCGGGCGAACTCATCCGGAACGGCATCCTCGCCGTCTTCCTCGCCATCCTCGGCATCGCCGTCTTCTCGTGGATCCGCTACGAATGGCAGTTCGGCGTGTCGACCTTCGTCGCCGTCCTCCACGACGTGCTGATGACATTGGGCTTCTTCGCGATCAGCCGGTTCGAATTCGATCTTTCGACCGTGGCGGCGGTGCTCACCATCATCGGCTATTCGATCAACGACAAGATCGTCGTCGACGACCGCATCCGCGAGAATATGCGCAAATATCGCAAGATGGAGATGGGGCCGCTGATCGATCTTTCGGTCAACGAGGTGCTGCCACGCACCGTGATGACCTCGATCACCGTGCTGCTCGCGCTCGGCGCGCTGCTGATCTTCGGCGGCCATGTGCTGCGCGGGTTCACCGCTGCGATGATGCTCGGCATCATCATCGGCACCTATTCGTCGATCTACGTCTCCGCCTCGATGCTGATCACGCTCGGGCTCAACGCGAATGCGCCGGGCAAGAGCGGTCCGACGCCCCGCGAGAAGGGCGGCACGCGCAACGAGGGCTATGACGGGGCGCAGGTGTGA
- a CDS encoding Mth938-like domain-containing protein — MKRTPPAAGPVVQRLTASGFAIDGAVHRAALLTPDRVLSWSPPPLAELSEEDLAPLLALDPAPEFVLIGAGPRHAFAPPALIAALDARGIGVEAMDSRAAARAWSLLRAEGRWIAAALMPL, encoded by the coding sequence GTGAAGCGGACGCCGCCAGCCGCGGGGCCTGTCGTCCAGCGGCTGACGGCCAGCGGCTTCGCGATCGACGGCGCGGTCCATCGCGCCGCGCTGCTGACGCCCGATCGCGTTCTTTCATGGTCGCCGCCGCCGCTCGCTGAGCTGAGTGAGGAGGATCTCGCGCCGCTGCTCGCGCTCGATCCGGCACCTGAATTCGTGCTGATCGGCGCCGGGCCGCGCCACGCCTTCGCGCCTCCCGCGCTCATCGCCGCGCTCGATGCGCGAGGGATCGGGGTCGAGGCGATGGACAGCCGCGCCGCCGCCCGTGCCTGGAGCCTGCTCCGCGCCGAGGGACGCTGGATCGCCGCCGCGCTGATGCCGCTCTAG
- a CDS encoding glycosyltransferase → MLRVLTLATLFPNAHRPVLGVFVERQTLGLAARPGVEVEVVAPIGLPVWPLSRHPHYAPLAALPREERWKGLAVHRPHYRVWPRIGHARTARDMADTLLPLLREIRERFPFDVIDAEFFWPDGPAAMRLSGQLGVPFSVKARGSDIHLWGKRPGISAQIVEAGRRAGGLLAVSAALKRDMVAMGMPERSIRVHHTGVDLDRFRPIERGPGVTLVCVGALIERKGQGIAIEALARLAAADAELVLVGDGPDRAALEAQARALGVADRVRFLGSRPHEELPALLASARVMVLPTASEGLANAWVESLACGTPVVTCDVGGAREIVDRPAAGRLVERTSAAVAAGIAEVLASPPSQAETRAAAEGFSWDANAAALEAHLAGLAGR, encoded by the coding sequence ATGCTTCGCGTGCTGACCCTCGCCACCTTGTTCCCGAACGCGCACCGGCCGGTGCTCGGCGTGTTCGTCGAGCGCCAGACGCTCGGGCTCGCCGCGCGGCCGGGCGTCGAAGTGGAAGTCGTCGCCCCGATCGGGCTTCCGGTGTGGCCGCTGTCGCGCCATCCGCATTATGCGCCGCTCGCCGCCCTGCCGCGCGAGGAGAGGTGGAAAGGCCTCGCAGTCCATCGCCCGCATTACCGTGTGTGGCCGCGCATCGGCCATGCGCGCACGGCACGGGACATGGCCGATACGCTGCTCCCCCTGCTTCGGGAGATTCGCGAACGCTTCCCCTTCGACGTGATCGATGCCGAATTCTTCTGGCCGGACGGGCCGGCGGCGATGCGGCTCTCAGGGCAGCTCGGCGTCCCGTTCTCGGTCAAGGCGCGGGGCAGCGACATTCATCTGTGGGGCAAGCGGCCGGGCATAAGCGCGCAGATCGTCGAGGCCGGGCGGCGCGCCGGCGGCCTGCTCGCAGTCAGCGCCGCGCTTAAGCGGGACATGGTCGCGATGGGAATGCCGGAGCGCTCGATCCGCGTTCATCATACCGGCGTCGACCTCGATCGCTTCCGGCCGATCGAGCGGGGCCCCGGCGTGACTTTGGTCTGCGTCGGCGCGTTGATCGAGCGCAAGGGGCAGGGGATCGCGATCGAGGCATTGGCGAGGCTGGCGGCCGCGGACGCCGAACTGGTGCTGGTCGGCGATGGCCCGGATCGCGCCGCGCTCGAAGCGCAGGCCCGCGCGCTGGGGGTCGCGGACCGGGTCCGCTTCCTCGGCAGCCGTCCGCATGAAGAGCTGCCCGCGCTGCTCGCCTCGGCCCGCGTCATGGTCCTGCCGACCGCGTCGGAAGGCCTCGCCAACGCCTGGGTCGAATCGCTTGCCTGCGGCACGCCGGTGGTGACCTGCGACGTCGGCGGCGCCCGCGAGATCGTCGACCGCCCGGCGGCTGGCCGGCTGGTCGAGCGCACGAGCGCCGCGGTGGCGGCGGGCATTGCGGAGGTGCTCGCCAGCCCTCCCTCCCAGGCCGAGACGCGCGCCGCGGCGGAGGGCTTCAGCTGGGATGCGAACGCCGCGGCGCTCGAAGCCCATCTCGCCGGCCTGGCCGGACGCTAG
- a CDS encoding outer membrane protein assembly factor BamD, whose translation MHRLSRPLALAAIALALLPLGACNTLGRNRNSLRADTRYVARDVNSLYNAGLARLQQRNYALAGALFDETERQHPYSVWARRAQLMSAFSYYAAGDHQKSIDAARRFLSIHPGNRDAPYALYLIGINYYEQITDITRDQASSRQALTAFGELIRRYPGTPYADDAQLKIDLVRDHLAGKEMEIGRFYQRRHQWLASVVRFRTVIDQYQTTAHAPEALMRLTESYLALGIPVEARRAAAVLGANYPETRWYRRAHDLIERDAPNVEAGTADPGPPEATPPEHIHVPQPQQPQQQPDDDGGN comes from the coding sequence ATGCATCGTCTTTCCCGCCCGCTTGCCCTGGCCGCAATCGCCCTCGCACTGCTGCCGCTGGGCGCGTGCAACACGCTCGGCCGCAACCGCAACAGCCTGCGCGCTGACACGCGTTACGTCGCACGCGATGTCAACTCGCTCTACAATGCGGGCCTCGCCCGGCTGCAGCAGCGCAATTACGCGCTCGCCGGCGCGCTGTTCGACGAGACCGAGCGGCAGCATCCCTATTCGGTGTGGGCGCGCCGGGCGCAGCTGATGAGCGCCTTTTCCTATTATGCGGCGGGCGATCACCAGAAATCGATCGATGCGGCGCGTCGCTTCCTGTCGATCCATCCGGGCAATCGCGACGCGCCCTATGCGCTCTACCTGATCGGCATCAACTATTACGAGCAGATCACCGACATCACCCGGGATCAGGCGAGCTCGCGGCAGGCGCTGACGGCGTTCGGCGAGCTGATTCGGCGTTATCCGGGGACGCCCTATGCGGACGATGCCCAGCTCAAGATCGATCTGGTCCGCGACCATCTTGCCGGCAAGGAGATGGAGATCGGCCGCTTCTACCAGCGCCGGCACCAGTGGCTGGCCTCGGTGGTCCGTTTCCGCACCGTGATCGACCAGTATCAGACGACCGCGCACGCGCCCGAGGCGCTGATGCGGCTCACCGAATCCTATCTGGCGCTCGGCATCCCGGTCGAGGCGCGCCGCGCCGCCGCCGTGCTCGGCGCCAATTATCCCGAGACGCGCTGGTATCGCCGCGCGCACGACCTGATCGAGCGCGATGCCCCCAATGTTGAAGCCGGCACCGCCGATCCGGGCCCGCCCGAGGCGACCCCGCCCGAGCATATCCATGTGCCGCAACCGCAGCAGCCGCAGCAGCAACCCGACGACGACGGCGGCAACTGA